A region from the Rhinoderma darwinii isolate aRhiDar2 chromosome 2, aRhiDar2.hap1, whole genome shotgun sequence genome encodes:
- the ZC3H12C gene encoding putative ribonuclease ZC3H12C — translation MGLKDDFGHNFGRLYTETSDTHLSAIVPWTILRKPTMDKVNSRKDDSDKDTSEETCSSSCDSEESTNSDNESELSSRLVAEPCRVAKKHRQLCRSPCIEPYILKRNEILEDLKSEHDQTDCKVIKNPPNEVKEHQTKLDFALKLGYSEEQVLLVLNKLGTNALINDILGELVKLGSKSETEQNGGMSNTVIREASSFESQRPESPFHQEVIDDRENLRPIVLDGSNVAMSHGNKEVFSCRGIKLAVTWFQDRGHKDITVFVPAWRKEQSRPDALITDQEILRKLEKDKVLVFTPSRRVQGRRVVCYDDRFIVKLAFESDGIIVSNDNYRDLANEKPEWKKFIDERLLMYSFVNDKFMPPDDPLGRHGPSLDNFLRKKPVVPECKKQPCPYGKKCTYGHKCKYYHPERGNQPQRSVADELRAMSRSNITKSANEVGLVKSNSVPSNTKMDTNSDVKRSAPKRQSDPSIRTQAYDMEEKLPSKNKLETRSVPSLVSISSMKPQSTTPSRNGLHTTVHLPSQDQVPPGLYSPMLMSTKNHGTISCEQYPKCESPVDYGYYSMMNAYSNLGISGTRSPERRFSLDTDYRISSVASDCGSEGSLSCGSSDSYAGYNDRSYVSSPDPQLEDNLKCQHIHPHNRSSSQAFMQGYHDSLTRVQSFGHEQEVKHHHKTLPPYMSLPLQHHAVEARSSCPNEYHVTQKSPVSKNGIMGRSLVSTRMESISDSRLYESPPQRQHKTYLSQESPRSWDRMSYGDAYGYRPNYPMPGNPSQPCYEQFAFQSPPESQDPSWRVPYCGIPQEPQRFSNTREKIFVNLCNIFPAELVRIVMKRNPHITDAQQLAAAILVEKSQCGY, via the exons ATGGGCTTAAAAGATGACTTTGGCCATAACTTTGGGCGCCTTTACACAGAGACCAGTGATACACACTTAAGTGCAATTGTACCGTGGACTATTCTGCGGAAGCCAACCATGGATAAAGTTAATTCCCGGAAAGATGATTCAGACAAAGATACCTCTGAGGAGACCTGTAGTTCGAGTTGTGACTCAGAAGAAAGCACAAATTCTGATAATGAGTCTGAACTGTCAAGTAGACTTGTAGCAGAACCTTGCCGAGTGGCCAAGAAGCATAGACAGCTCTGTCGTTCTCCTTGCATCGAGCCATATATACTAAAAAGGAATGAAATTCTAGAAGACCTTAAAAGTGAACATGACCAAACAGACTGTAAGGTGATAAAGAATCCACCTAATGAAGTAAAGGAACACCAAACTAAATTGGACTTTGCACTTAAATTGGGTTACTCAGAAGAACAGGTTCTTCTCGTCCTCAACAAGCTTGGTACAAATGCTTTAATTAATGACATTCTGGGTGAACTTGTCAAGCTTGGAAGCAAGAGCGAGACTGAACAAAATGGTGGTATGAGTAACACAGTTATACGGGAAGCATCTTCCTTCGAATCTCAAAGACCCGAATCTCCTTTTCATCAGGAGGTAATAGATGACCGTGAAAACCTAAGACCAATTGTACTTGATGGGAGCAATGTTGCTATGAG TCATGGAAATAAAGAGGTGTTTTCTTGCCGTGGGATCAAGCTCGCTGTCACCTGGTTCCAAGATAGAGGACATAAAGATATTACAGTATTTGTACCTGCCTGGCGGAAGGAACAGTCCCGACCGGATGCTCTTATTACAG atcAAGAAATCCTACGGAAGTTGGAGAAAGATAAGGTTTTGGTGTTCACACCATCTCGGCGTGTGCAGGGCAGACGGGTGGTCTGCTATGATGATCGCTTTATAGTAAAGTTGGCTTTTGAATCAGATGGCATTATTGTGTCAAATGATAACTATAGGGATCTGGCAAACGAGAAGCCTGAATGGAAGAAATTCATTGATGAAAGGCTGCTCATGTATTCATTTGTCAATGACAA aTTTATGCCACCTGATGACCCTCTAGGCCGCCATGGACCAAGTCTGGacaattttttaagaaaaaaaccgGTAGTGCCTGAGTGCAAGAAGCAGCCTTGTCCCTATG GGAAGAAATGCACCTATGGGCATAAGTGCAAGTATTACCACCCAGAAAGAGGAAACCAGCCTCAGCGGTCAGTAGCAGATGAACTTCGTGCCATGTCTCGGAGCAACATTACTAAGTCTGCCAATGAAGTTGGGTTAGTCAAGAGCAATAGTGTTCCATCAAACACCAAGATGGACACTAACTCAGATGTAAAGCGCTCAGCCCCAAAGAGGCAATCAGACCCTAGTATTAGAACTCAGGCTTATGATATGGAGGAGAAGCTTCCCTCCAAAAACAAGTTGGAAACAAGGTCTGTGCCATCCTTAGTTAGTATATCAAGTATGAAACCACAAAGTACAACTCCATCTAGAAACGGCTTACATACTACTGTGCATTTACCATCTCAGGACCAAGTACCACCAGGACTCTACTCTCCAATGCTAATGTCCACAAAGAATCATGGGACAATCTCATGTGAACAGTATCCCAAATGTGAATCCCCCGTTGATTATGGATATTATTCCATGATGAATGCTTACTCTAACCTCGGCATCTCTGGAACACGGAGTCCAGAACGGCGTTTTTCGCTGGACACGGATTACAGGATCAGTTCTGTGGCATCTGATTGCGGTAGTGAAGGTAGCTTGAGTTGTGGGAGCAGTGATTCCTATGCTGGATACAATGACCGTTCCTACGTTAGTTCCCCTGACCCACAACTGGAAGATAATCTGAAGTGCCAACATATTCATCCACACAATCGATCAAGTTCTCAAGCATTCATGCAAGGCTACCATGATTCCTTAACCAGAGTCCAAAGTTTTGGGCATGAACAAGAAGTGAAGCATCACCACAAGACTCTACCACCCTATATGTCTTTACCTCTGCAGCACCATGCTGTTGAAGCTCGGTCAAGTTGCCCAAATGAGTACCATGTTACTCAAAAATCTCCTGTATCAAAGAATGGAATTATGGGCAGATCTCTGGTGTCTACGAGAATGGAAAGCATCTCTGATTCAAGATTATATGAAAGCCCACCACAGCGTCAACACAAAACCTATTTAAGTCAAGAAAGTCCCAGAAGCTGGGATCGAATGAGTTATGGGGATGCTTATGGTTATCGACCAAATTACCCAATGCCAGGCAACCCGTCCCAACCGTGTTATGAGCAGTTTGCTTTCCAAAGCCCACCAGAAAGCCAAGATCCCTCTTGGAGGGTACCATATTGTGGAATACCCCAGGAACCCCAAAGATTTTCAAATACCAGAGAAAAGATTTTTGTGAACTTGTGCAACATCTTTCCAGCAGAACTTGTGCGAATAGTTATGAAAAGGAATCCGCACATCACCGACGCCCAACAGCTTGCGGCAGCCATTTTGGTGGAAAAATCCCAATGTGGATATTGA